A genomic window from Glaciihabitans sp. INWT7 includes:
- a CDS encoding carbohydrate ABC transporter permease → MSAIVIIPLLSILSVALQPSGSFIAGLTWPTNPQWSNFSNAWTTGSFATLMGSSAIVALGVVPIAVGISVLAGYAFGIMKFRGSNIIFYALLIGLVMPYEATIAPLYYNLRGVGLTDNYLGVILPEIALFISFGTFWMRAFFLSTPRALVEAAKLDGATPLGILSRVLLPLATPAITTLAALFFIWSWNEFLLALVILQSPELQTAPAGLGLFVGQRSTDIQGLAAGALIITIPVIVVYIVLQRKIISGMLQGAVKG, encoded by the coding sequence ATGAGCGCGATCGTCATCATTCCCCTGCTCAGCATCCTGTCAGTCGCACTTCAACCCTCAGGAAGTTTCATCGCTGGCCTGACCTGGCCGACCAACCCCCAATGGTCAAACTTTTCGAACGCCTGGACAACCGGATCCTTCGCTACCCTCATGGGGTCATCCGCCATCGTCGCCCTGGGTGTGGTGCCGATTGCAGTAGGTATCTCTGTACTGGCCGGATACGCGTTCGGCATCATGAAATTTCGCGGCTCCAACATCATCTTCTACGCACTCCTCATCGGACTGGTGATGCCCTATGAAGCAACCATCGCACCTCTCTATTACAACCTTCGAGGAGTAGGACTCACCGACAACTACCTGGGCGTCATCCTCCCGGAAATTGCGCTGTTCATCTCCTTCGGAACCTTCTGGATGCGGGCCTTCTTCCTGTCCACCCCTCGCGCTCTCGTAGAAGCAGCGAAGCTAGACGGGGCAACGCCCTTAGGAATTTTGAGCCGCGTACTGCTTCCATTGGCAACACCTGCGATAACCACTCTTGCAGCGTTGTTCTTCATTTGGAGTTGGAATGAATTTCTGCTCGCGCTCGTCATTCTTCAGAGCCCGGAGCTTCAAACCGCGCCCGCAGGTCTCGGTCTATTTGTGGGGCAAAGGTCGACCGATATTCAAGGGCTGGCTGCCGGGGCTTTGATCATCACCATCCCCGTCATCGTCGTGTACATCGTCCTGCAACGGAAAATCATTTCCGGCATGCTCCAGGGAGCCGTGAAGGGGTAA
- a CDS encoding nuclear transport factor 2 family protein, whose amino-acid sequence MLSECVPKGVYTAQQLDLVRRQISFWETNSDTARGSADWRAEGVLTAPRGVREESGALAAVVETWHRSFRDLHIEILSLFGSADGEWLAIEWTWQVTRKSDGATGTTTDAIIVELHEGRIASWREYFDTFGSVEFT is encoded by the coding sequence ATGTTGTCAGAGTGCGTACCTAAAGGCGTGTACACCGCGCAACAACTCGATCTTGTGCGGCGTCAAATCTCTTTCTGGGAAACAAACAGTGACACGGCGAGAGGGTCGGCTGACTGGCGGGCTGAGGGAGTCCTCACAGCGCCCAGAGGAGTTCGAGAGGAGTCCGGTGCGCTTGCGGCGGTCGTTGAGACGTGGCATCGATCTTTCCGGGACCTTCACATAGAAATACTCTCCCTCTTCGGCTCCGCCGACGGCGAATGGTTGGCAATTGAATGGACATGGCAAGTCACTAGAAAATCTGACGGGGCCACAGGGACTACTACCGATGCGATCATTGTGGAGCTACACGAAGGCAGAATCGCGAGTTGGCGCGAATATTTCGACACCTTCGGCTCGGTTGAATTCACCTGA
- a CDS encoding FadR/GntR family transcriptional regulator, whose product MFISELAVPARKNDISNDLEHRIMQAAWSPGDQLPSERQFCIAYGVSRPVIREVLTGLVERGFIDIHPGRGSFVRAVAVDDLSSVLTRAATRAGITARDLVIARVALECAAVELAARRTERPTSLVREKLATHTRAVNVSEMAQTDLEFHESIVAASGNPVLMLMFGAIRSQVHALMLRSHSDPTVHSLGDPIHQHIVDALADGRADEARSLMKEHLELALELFGPDLDQPISDVVEARGLKSAAPLSTAATKNVSA is encoded by the coding sequence GTGTTCATTAGCGAACTCGCAGTCCCGGCACGCAAAAACGATATCTCCAACGACCTGGAACACCGAATAATGCAAGCGGCGTGGAGTCCGGGCGACCAACTCCCTTCCGAGCGTCAGTTTTGCATCGCCTACGGTGTGAGCCGACCGGTGATTCGGGAAGTGCTCACCGGTCTGGTTGAACGCGGGTTCATCGATATCCACCCGGGTCGTGGATCATTCGTCCGAGCAGTCGCGGTCGACGACCTCTCGAGCGTGCTTACCCGAGCCGCGACCCGCGCAGGCATCACTGCCCGCGACCTGGTGATTGCCCGAGTTGCTTTGGAGTGCGCAGCTGTCGAATTGGCGGCCCGCCGCACGGAGCGGCCAACCTCCCTCGTCCGGGAGAAACTTGCCACCCATACGCGCGCCGTCAATGTGTCGGAGATGGCTCAGACCGATCTAGAATTCCACGAGAGTATCGTAGCGGCATCAGGCAATCCCGTCCTCATGCTGATGTTTGGTGCTATCCGATCGCAGGTGCATGCACTCATGTTGCGCTCACACAGCGATCCGACAGTGCACAGCTTGGGAGATCCGATCCACCAACACATCGTGGATGCCCTCGCTGACGGACGCGCCGACGAGGCGCGGAGCCTAATGAAGGAACATCTCGAACTCGCGCTCGAACTGTTCGGGCCGGACCTCGACCAACCCATCAGTGATGTCGTGGAAGCCAGGGGACTGAAATCCGCCGCCCCACTTTCGACGGCTGCGACCAAAAATGTCTCGGCATAA
- a CDS encoding SDR family NAD(P)-dependent oxidoreductase, translating into MANLAPKFALVTGGAGDIGGAIVARLSADGFTTTIVDTIDEPAGAARARALSVNAPVTFCRASTTSRQALTALIATLPRLDLAVMCAGTVSAQPFLDIDDAAWQLQLDVNLTGSFLAAQIAARRMRKDASRGHLIFISSWVASRPWPEIAAYSSSKAGIDQLMRQAALELAPHGIRSNSVAPGIVMAGLAKTQFETEPQYAARASRSIPLGAPQTADQIADAVGFLASPAAATMTGSILTVDAGSTLGTLA; encoded by the coding sequence ATGGCTAATCTTGCACCGAAGTTCGCCCTCGTCACCGGCGGGGCAGGGGATATCGGTGGGGCCATCGTCGCGCGGTTGTCGGCTGATGGCTTCACAACAACGATCGTCGACACCATCGATGAACCTGCGGGTGCGGCCAGGGCTCGCGCTCTCAGCGTCAATGCGCCGGTCACTTTCTGCCGGGCCAGCACCACCTCGCGCCAGGCTCTCACTGCCCTGATAGCGACGCTCCCCCGGCTTGATCTTGCTGTGATGTGTGCTGGAACGGTGAGCGCGCAGCCTTTTCTCGACATCGACGATGCGGCCTGGCAACTTCAGCTCGACGTCAACCTGACCGGCTCGTTCCTGGCCGCTCAGATCGCAGCGCGCCGGATGCGGAAGGATGCGAGTCGTGGCCACCTCATCTTCATCAGCTCCTGGGTGGCGTCGCGGCCGTGGCCCGAAATCGCTGCGTACAGTTCCAGCAAAGCCGGGATCGACCAATTGATGCGACAAGCGGCACTGGAACTGGCACCGCACGGCATCCGCTCTAACTCGGTTGCTCCCGGCATCGTCATGGCCGGACTCGCGAAGACACAATTCGAGACCGAGCCGCAGTATGCGGCCAGAGCGTCACGCTCTATTCCTCTCGGCGCGCCCCAGACTGCCGACCAGATCGCAGACGCCGTCGGGTTCCTTGCGTCCCCTGCGGCGGCGACGATGACCGGCAGCATCCTTACTGTCGATGCCGGATCAACTCTCGGCACGCTGGCCTGA
- a CDS encoding mandelate racemase/muconate lactonizing enzyme family protein, which produces MTTVVSQHQTYVAERASVRLVAVETVRIAQQSNVLFVLVHAADGSVGLGETFYGASSVESYIHETASLALPGVGDPSPAAVARRLASYVGYSGSGAEVRGNSAIDIALWDLAARRAGLPLRSMLGGPVVDSIAVYNTCAGNDYVRAESRQSSTNWGVKPGSENERYEDLARFLTDPGGLARDLRDEGYQGMKVWPFDLAAEDSNGDHRADLRFGLSVLDRIRDAVGSDMDLYVELHSLWQPSGAERVLNAIRPYDVTWAEDPVRPDQFGVLARLRSATGVPIAVGENLGAGYNSYKPLLDASAADVAIVDIGWSGGITQAMKTAALAEQYGVPIAPHDCTGPVALAVATHVVTAIPNGFVQEVARAFYHGWYGEVSDGIPEITKGFITPSPAAGHGVTLRPEILAHPGTRRRLTRLDR; this is translated from the coding sequence ATGACGACCGTTGTAAGCCAGCACCAGACCTACGTTGCCGAGCGAGCCTCGGTGCGGCTCGTTGCGGTGGAAACGGTTCGGATCGCACAGCAGTCGAACGTGCTGTTTGTGCTGGTGCACGCGGCCGATGGCAGCGTCGGTCTCGGCGAGACATTTTACGGGGCTTCAAGCGTGGAGAGCTATATCCATGAAACGGCTTCGCTGGCACTGCCCGGTGTCGGTGACCCATCGCCCGCTGCTGTCGCGCGCCGCCTGGCTAGCTATGTTGGATATTCGGGTTCCGGTGCCGAAGTCCGCGGAAATTCTGCGATCGATATTGCGCTCTGGGACCTGGCGGCCCGCCGTGCCGGGCTTCCCCTCCGCTCGATGCTTGGCGGACCGGTCGTCGACTCGATCGCGGTCTACAACACCTGCGCGGGTAACGATTACGTTCGGGCAGAATCTCGTCAGTCTTCCACCAATTGGGGGGTGAAGCCGGGTTCCGAGAATGAGCGATATGAAGATCTGGCCCGCTTCCTAACCGATCCTGGCGGACTGGCGCGGGACTTGCGGGACGAGGGCTACCAGGGCATGAAGGTCTGGCCATTCGATCTTGCCGCCGAGGATTCGAACGGCGACCACCGGGCCGACCTGCGTTTCGGGCTCAGCGTCCTCGATCGTATCCGCGATGCTGTTGGCTCTGACATGGACCTCTACGTCGAACTGCACTCGCTCTGGCAGCCCAGCGGCGCCGAACGCGTACTGAACGCGATTCGTCCCTACGACGTGACCTGGGCCGAAGACCCGGTGCGGCCCGATCAGTTCGGGGTGCTCGCACGGCTCCGCTCCGCCACCGGTGTGCCGATCGCGGTCGGTGAAAATCTCGGAGCAGGCTACAACTCTTACAAGCCCCTCCTGGATGCGAGCGCGGCCGATGTCGCGATCGTCGACATCGGGTGGAGCGGAGGAATTACCCAGGCGATGAAAACTGCTGCCCTCGCCGAGCAATACGGTGTTCCCATCGCACCCCACGACTGCACCGGTCCGGTGGCCTTGGCAGTCGCCACCCACGTCGTCACTGCGATCCCCAACGGATTCGTGCAAGAGGTGGCTCGCGCCTTTTATCACGGGTGGTACGGGGAAGTCAGCGACGGGATACCTGAGATCACCAAAGGCTTCATCACCCCGTCACCCGCCGCGGGCCATGGTGTCACCCTGCGGCCGGAGATTCTCGCGCACCCCGGCACCCGGCGGCGCCTCACCCGACTTGACCGCTGA
- a CDS encoding MBL fold metallo-hydrolase: MIEPLLVGEPLLAEIASTAVLPGSLAAWRLGQAGFILKFPTAVIAIDPYLGNHCEAILGFPFDHRRLTRSPLDPAELDILDLLICTHNHPDHLEAPTVRALGRGNANASVVAPPACRQELEGLGWSPSRIQSSVPGKPIVIGALTVTGFAVPHEDFEDENGNPYQGFLISDGEVTVAHLGDLLDDIRVREILSAEPIDLLAVPINGRDKTRSGMGFAGNLTAEEATELAWHVGAVTTIPMHYDMFAQNVDLDALARFRVAAVSVNLTFQVAEVGEKILITRAAGRAE; encoded by the coding sequence ATGATTGAGCCCCTTCTCGTCGGCGAACCCTTGCTCGCCGAGATTGCCTCCACCGCCGTTCTTCCGGGGTCGCTCGCGGCGTGGCGGCTCGGCCAGGCTGGCTTCATCTTGAAATTTCCGACAGCGGTCATCGCCATCGACCCCTATTTAGGAAATCACTGCGAGGCGATTCTCGGCTTTCCTTTCGATCATCGCCGTCTCACGAGGAGTCCGCTCGATCCGGCCGAGCTCGACATTCTCGATCTGTTGATTTGTACACATAATCATCCGGATCATCTGGAAGCCCCCACCGTGCGCGCGCTCGGACGCGGAAATGCGAACGCTAGTGTGGTGGCGCCGCCTGCCTGCCGACAGGAACTCGAAGGACTCGGCTGGTCGCCGTCGCGCATCCAGTCGTCAGTTCCGGGCAAACCCATTGTGATCGGTGCTCTGACGGTGACCGGATTCGCTGTGCCGCACGAAGACTTCGAGGACGAAAACGGGAATCCTTATCAGGGTTTTTTGATCAGCGACGGCGAAGTGACTGTGGCGCATCTTGGAGACTTGCTAGACGACATCCGGGTGCGTGAGATCCTATCCGCCGAGCCGATTGATCTGCTGGCCGTGCCGATCAACGGGCGCGACAAGACGCGATCGGGTATGGGATTTGCGGGTAACCTCACCGCGGAGGAGGCCACTGAACTCGCTTGGCACGTCGGTGCAGTAACCACGATCCCGATGCACTACGACATGTTCGCGCAGAATGTGGATTTAGACGCCTTGGCGCGCTTTCGGGTCGCTGCCGTATCGGTCAATCTGACCTTTCAAGTCGCAGAAGTTGGGGAGAAGATTCTCATAACCAGAGCAGCCGGCCGAGCTGAGTGA
- a CDS encoding bifunctional 4-hydroxy-2-oxoglutarate aldolase/2-dehydro-3-deoxy-phosphogluconate aldolase, giving the protein MTEASLRPDEATARILRQKVVPVVRMTSVDAAQENCSQLIAAGLSVIELTTTTPGWRELLGTLVSENPTAVIGLGTVTNAENADAACELGASFLVSPYPAPEARRVARDAGRLFVGGGITPAEVAASAAYGLCKLFPAHLGGIAYLKSLTAIMPTAMIMPTGGVRISEVGRWLASGAAAVGLGSDLSSAPDLDAAIGELAVQLKLCPS; this is encoded by the coding sequence GTGACTGAGGCTTCTCTTCGTCCTGACGAGGCGACCGCACGCATCCTGAGGCAGAAAGTAGTACCTGTAGTTCGGATGACAAGCGTCGATGCAGCTCAAGAAAACTGCTCGCAGCTCATCGCTGCTGGTCTATCGGTAATCGAGCTGACAACTACGACCCCCGGATGGCGAGAGCTGCTCGGCACTCTGGTGTCGGAGAACCCGACTGCTGTGATCGGTCTGGGTACCGTTACGAACGCCGAGAATGCGGACGCCGCGTGCGAGCTTGGCGCGTCATTTCTAGTGAGTCCGTACCCGGCCCCGGAAGCGCGACGAGTGGCGCGGGATGCCGGCAGGCTTTTCGTCGGCGGCGGTATCACACCGGCCGAAGTTGCAGCGTCAGCCGCCTACGGACTGTGCAAGCTGTTCCCAGCGCATTTGGGTGGAATCGCTTACCTCAAATCGCTGACCGCAATTATGCCCACCGCGATGATCATGCCGACTGGAGGCGTCCGAATCTCTGAAGTTGGCCGCTGGCTTGCCAGTGGGGCCGCCGCCGTGGGTTTGGGTAGCGATCTCTCATCCGCGCCGGACCTCGATGCTGCCATCGGCGAACTGGCTGTGCAGCTGAAGCTGTGCCCCTCATGA
- a CDS encoding sugar kinase, whose product MVEFTQNPDATFRMGFAGDTYNTAVYLHRAAHGGAEVHYVTATGDDWLSETQLTAMRSEGLIVDALRIANASPSLYLVSTDKVGERTFTYYREASPVRRLFLDVPLPSADSFFASFDMVYFSAITLQMLAPQAREFLWDALGAARASGTTVAFDSNYRARGWANVTEAVQAVDRSIAVTDIALPSLSDEQMLHCGSTGQSVIDRYRQGGVREVVVKDGAGDCLVYAHGSTHHFPTTLQAHPVDTTGAGDSFNAAYLLGRILGHSVEKSVGKAHRLAGRVIQHPGAIISRNKSGK is encoded by the coding sequence ATGGTTGAGTTCACGCAAAACCCCGACGCAACATTTCGGATGGGCTTTGCAGGGGACACGTACAACACCGCCGTCTATCTCCACCGGGCGGCCCACGGGGGTGCCGAGGTGCATTACGTGACGGCGACGGGGGATGATTGGCTCAGCGAGACGCAACTTACGGCGATGCGATCCGAGGGCCTGATCGTTGATGCGCTCCGCATCGCGAACGCGTCCCCCTCACTCTACTTGGTGAGTACTGACAAGGTAGGGGAGCGTACCTTCACCTATTATCGTGAAGCATCGCCAGTGCGGCGCCTATTTCTTGATGTGCCCCTGCCGTCCGCTGACTCTTTCTTTGCCTCCTTTGACATGGTCTACTTCTCGGCGATCACTCTGCAAATGCTGGCACCGCAGGCACGGGAATTTTTATGGGACGCGCTCGGCGCCGCGCGAGCTTCAGGCACGACCGTCGCTTTTGACAGCAACTATCGCGCGCGCGGGTGGGCGAACGTCACAGAGGCGGTCCAAGCGGTCGACCGATCGATCGCGGTCACAGACATCGCACTTCCCTCGCTATCGGACGAGCAGATGCTTCACTGCGGCTCCACGGGGCAGAGCGTGATCGACCGCTACCGTCAGGGCGGTGTTCGAGAGGTGGTCGTTAAAGACGGGGCGGGCGACTGTCTCGTTTATGCACACGGAAGCACTCACCATTTCCCTACAACGTTGCAAGCGCACCCCGTGGACACCACTGGAGCTGGCGACTCCTTCAACGCTGCCTACCTGCTCGGACGTATCCTTGGCCATTCCGTGGAAAAGTCTGTCGGCAAAGCTCACCGCCTTGCCGGAAGGGTGATCCAGCATCCAGGCGCGATCATATCGCGCAACAAGTCAGGCAAATGA
- a CDS encoding IS256 family transposase → MSRDIQKHLRFDPETGRPLPAETDFAALAAELVESAKGQGIELTGPNGLLTGLTRQVLQTALEVEMSDHLGYDKHDFDGRNGQNSRNGSTPKTLRTEIGEVTVQIPRDRQGTFEPAIVPKYQRRIAGFDEAVVSLYAKGLTTGDIQAHLSDVYGQDISRELVSKVTDRVVADMEVWQARPLDPVYPVILIDAIVMKVRDGQVGNRPVYVALGIDLDGHRDVLGMWVGPTGGEGSKQWMNMLTELKNRGVADVLFVCCDGLKGLPDSILATWPMATVQTCVVHLVRNSLRFASRKYWKPIAERLKQVYQAPTVKAAEQRFDEFAKEWEPIYPAMIAMWRRSWGEFTPFLDYPLEIRKLIYTTNGIESLNARFRAATRRRGHFPNEQSALKVMYLAIIERRHNRANPTGEINGWKAILNTLAMTYGDRLGLN, encoded by the coding sequence ATGAGCAGAGATATTCAGAAGCATCTTCGCTTTGATCCTGAGACGGGCCGGCCGTTGCCGGCGGAGACCGATTTCGCCGCGTTAGCGGCGGAGCTCGTCGAGTCGGCTAAGGGGCAGGGCATCGAGTTGACTGGGCCGAATGGGCTCCTGACGGGGTTGACCCGGCAGGTGTTGCAGACAGCTCTTGAGGTCGAGATGTCTGACCATCTGGGTTATGACAAGCACGACTTCGACGGCCGCAACGGGCAGAACTCGAGGAACGGGTCGACGCCGAAAACGTTGCGGACCGAGATCGGTGAAGTGACGGTCCAGATTCCGAGGGATCGGCAGGGAACTTTCGAGCCGGCGATCGTGCCGAAATATCAGCGTCGCATCGCGGGCTTCGATGAGGCCGTCGTCTCGCTATATGCGAAAGGGCTCACGACCGGCGATATCCAGGCCCACCTCTCCGACGTGTATGGGCAAGATATCTCCCGGGAGCTGGTGTCGAAAGTCACCGACCGGGTCGTGGCCGACATGGAGGTGTGGCAGGCAAGGCCCCTGGATCCGGTGTATCCAGTGATCCTCATCGACGCGATCGTGATGAAGGTTCGGGATGGGCAGGTCGGCAACCGACCCGTGTATGTGGCGCTCGGAATCGATCTTGATGGCCATCGCGACGTGCTGGGCATGTGGGTTGGACCGACCGGTGGTGAGGGATCGAAGCAATGGATGAACATGCTCACCGAGCTGAAGAACCGCGGCGTCGCCGATGTCCTGTTCGTCTGTTGTGACGGGCTGAAGGGCCTGCCGGACTCGATCCTCGCGACCTGGCCGATGGCGACCGTTCAAACCTGTGTCGTGCATTTGGTGCGCAACAGCCTGCGGTTCGCGTCCAGGAAGTATTGGAAACCGATCGCGGAGAGGTTGAAGCAGGTCTACCAGGCGCCGACGGTGAAGGCGGCAGAGCAACGCTTCGACGAGTTTGCGAAGGAATGGGAACCCATCTACCCGGCGATGATCGCGATGTGGCGGCGGTCGTGGGGTGAGTTCACCCCGTTTCTCGACTACCCGTTAGAGATCAGGAAGCTCATCTATACGACAAACGGGATCGAGTCGTTGAACGCGAGATTCAGAGCCGCGACCAGGCGTCGCGGCCACTTCCCCAACGAACAATCCGCACTGAAAGTGATGTATCTCGCGATCATCGAACGACGCCACAACCGGGCCAATCCGACAGGCGAGATCAACGGGTGGAAAGCTATTCTTAACACCCTCGCAATGACCTACGGCGACCGCCTAGGACTCAACTAG
- a CDS encoding MarR family winged helix-turn-helix transcriptional regulator, giving the protein MVLSHLDPAGSRPADVARSMGVSRQHVHTVVRELTDAGVVNTVPDPVSRRDRLVVLTAHGNARRLRAVARLAALEAEVGQTIGLPDLDRLHYILTRLWGPGRTPDPLPHDAGERDKGSRHE; this is encoded by the coding sequence ATCGTTCTCTCCCACCTCGATCCCGCCGGCAGCCGACCCGCCGATGTCGCTCGATCGATGGGAGTCAGCCGTCAACACGTGCACACCGTCGTTCGTGAGCTCACCGACGCGGGAGTGGTGAACACCGTGCCGGACCCAGTCTCACGCCGCGATCGATTGGTCGTGCTGACCGCCCATGGCAACGCGCGCCGTCTACGCGCGGTCGCCCGACTCGCGGCCCTCGAGGCCGAAGTCGGACAAACCATTGGCCTGCCCGACCTTGACCGTCTCCACTACATCCTGACCCGACTCTGGGGTCCCGGTCGGACCCCAGATCCCCTGCCACATGACGCGGGAGAGCGCGATAAGGGGTCGCGCCATGAGTAG
- a CDS encoding nuclear transport factor 2 family protein: protein MTSKDFSLATELSQLKAAAGDIQTVSEVVLYERQARDHGWWDQMSASYWPDGNVSLQWYDGEPAGFITGSQRMHDAGSRPLHHMYAPVAHVNGTRAHVEAGAETWSQGEINGISCNFDAHVRLNYRLERRGEEWRILKFNAIYEYSSVSPVVPGVSISIPAEELAGFRSSYAIFAWYMTNQGLAADQNQLGIDRPEELDKFYADLKEWLNA, encoded by the coding sequence GTGACAAGCAAGGATTTCAGCCTCGCGACGGAACTTTCACAGCTGAAAGCTGCTGCCGGCGACATCCAGACCGTCTCAGAGGTCGTCCTCTACGAGCGACAGGCGCGCGACCACGGCTGGTGGGATCAGATGAGCGCTAGTTATTGGCCCGACGGCAACGTCTCGCTCCAGTGGTATGACGGTGAGCCAGCCGGATTCATCACCGGTTCACAGCGCATGCACGACGCGGGGTCTCGTCCGCTCCACCACATGTACGCACCAGTGGCCCACGTCAATGGGACGCGTGCGCACGTCGAGGCCGGGGCTGAGACCTGGTCGCAAGGCGAAATTAACGGCATCAGCTGCAACTTCGACGCTCACGTTCGACTCAACTATCGGCTTGAGCGACGCGGAGAAGAATGGCGAATCTTGAAATTCAACGCGATCTATGAGTACTCGAGCGTCTCGCCCGTGGTCCCCGGTGTGTCAATATCGATCCCCGCCGAGGAGCTCGCCGGATTCCGCAGTTCCTATGCGATCTTCGCCTGGTACATGACCAACCAAGGCCTAGCCGCAGATCAGAATCAACTTGGTATCGATCGGCCGGAAGAACTCGATAAGTTCTACGCGGACCTCAAGGAGTGGCTGAACGCCTGA
- a CDS encoding IS256 family transposase, with protein sequence MTAPHIVDPARLLGEALTDASPDLMRSLLQTMINALLSADADAVIGAEWGKASPDRTAQRNGYRHRDLDTRAGTIDVAIPKLRSGTYFPEWLLERRKRAETALITVVADCYLAGVSTRRMDKLVKTLGIHSLSKSQVSRMAAELDEHVNEFRHRPLGDAGPFTFVAADALTMKVREGGRVINAVVLVATGVNADGRREVLGLKVATSETGPAWNTFFADLVARGLTGVRLVTSDAHRGLVEAIAANLPGASWQRCRTHYAANLMSVTPKSLWPAVKAMLHSVYDQPDADAVHAQFDRLLDYVDGKLPDAHEHLDNARADILAFTTFPEGLWQQIWSNNPNERLNREIRRRTDSVGIFPNRDAITRLVGAVLAEQTDEWAEGRRYLGLDILAKSRLTLVPDTGSEVTEPELALSA encoded by the coding sequence ATGACCGCTCCACATATTGTCGACCCTGCACGCCTTCTTGGCGAAGCCCTCACCGATGCGTCCCCCGATCTGATGCGCAGCCTGCTGCAAACCATGATCAATGCGCTGCTCTCGGCGGATGCCGACGCGGTGATTGGTGCCGAGTGGGGCAAGGCCAGCCCCGATCGCACCGCCCAACGGAACGGTTACCGGCATCGTGACCTCGATACCCGGGCCGGGACGATCGACGTCGCTATCCCGAAGCTACGCTCGGGAACGTATTTCCCGGAATGGCTCCTCGAGCGCCGCAAACGGGCCGAGACTGCGCTGATCACGGTCGTCGCGGACTGCTACCTCGCCGGCGTTTCGACCCGCCGCATGGACAAGCTCGTCAAGACGCTCGGGATCCACTCGTTATCGAAATCGCAGGTGTCTCGGATGGCCGCGGAGCTCGACGAGCACGTGAACGAGTTCCGTCACCGTCCGTTGGGGGATGCGGGCCCGTTCACGTTCGTCGCCGCCGACGCGTTGACCATGAAGGTCCGGGAGGGTGGCCGGGTCATCAACGCGGTCGTGCTCGTCGCGACCGGGGTCAACGCCGACGGGCGCCGCGAAGTCCTCGGCCTCAAAGTCGCCACCTCGGAGACCGGCCCGGCATGGAACACGTTCTTCGCCGATCTCGTTGCACGCGGCCTGACCGGAGTCCGACTCGTCACCTCCGACGCCCACCGCGGCCTGGTCGAAGCGATCGCTGCGAACCTGCCCGGAGCGAGCTGGCAACGCTGCCGCACCCACTACGCCGCGAACCTGATGAGTGTGACCCCGAAGAGTCTTTGGCCGGCCGTGAAAGCGATGCTCCACTCCGTTTACGACCAACCCGACGCTGACGCCGTTCACGCCCAATTCGACCGGCTCTTGGACTACGTCGACGGGAAACTCCCCGACGCCCACGAACACCTCGACAACGCCAGAGCGGACATCCTCGCGTTCACCACCTTCCCCGAAGGACTCTGGCAGCAGATCTGGTCGAACAACCCCAACGAGCGCCTCAACAGAGAAATCCGTCGCCGCACCGACAGCGTTGGGATCTTCCCCAACAGAGACGCGATCACCCGCCTCGTCGGCGCCGTCCTCGCCGAACAGACCGATGAATGGGCCGAAGGCCGCCGCTACCTCGGCCTCGACATCCTCGCCAAATCCCGCCTCACCCTCGTCCCCGACACCGGAAGCGAGGTGACCGAACCAGAACTGGCCCTCAGCGCATAA